The genome window CGCGGTGAGCTGGAGATCACCGACGCCATCCAGGACCTCATCGACCGCGGCCTGAGCGTTCATCCGCACGTGGTCAAGGGCTGGTGGAAGGATACGGGGAAGCTGGAGGATATGCTGGAGGCCAACCGCATCGTCCTCGACACCCTGGACAACGGCGTGGCCATCGAGATTCCCGCCGGCAGCCGGGTGGAGGGGCGGGTGAGCCTGGGCCACGGCGTGGAGCTGGTGGACTCGCTGGTGCGCGGTCCGGTGGTCATCGGCGCCGGTACCAAGCTCGACCACGCCTTCGTCGGCCCCTATACCTCCATCGGCAAGCGTTGCGTCCTCAAGCGCTGTGAGCTGGAGAATTCCATCGTGCTCAACAACTGCGAGATCCGCGACATCCCGCTGCGCATCGACGGCTCTCTCATCGGCCGCAACGCGCGCATCGTCAAGACCGACTTCAAGCCCAAGGCCTACCGGTTCATGCTGGGCGACAATTCGGAAGTCGGCATTACCTGAGGCGAGGACGATGCGCACCCTGATCTTCGGCGGCACCGGCATGCTCGGCAGCGCCCTGGTGGCGGAGCTTCGCCGGCGCTCCCAGCCGGCCCTGGGGCTGTCCCACGCCCAAGGGGACATCACTGACCCCGACGACCTGCGCGCCTGGATGCGCTCTTTCCGTCCCCAGGTGGTGGTCAATTGCGCCGCCTTCACCAAGGTGGACGATTGTGAGGAGCGGGAGGATCACGCTCAGAGAATCAACGGCGAGGCGGTGGCCGAGGTGGCCGCGGCGGCGGACGAGGCGGGAGCGAAGCTGATTCAGGTCTCTACCGACTATGTCTTCGACGGCACCGCCACCGAGCCCTATGCCGAGGACGCCGCCACCGGCCCGCGTTC of Acidobacteriota bacterium contains these proteins:
- a CDS encoding sugar nucleotide-binding protein codes for the protein MRTLIFGGTGMLGSALVAELRRRSQPALGLSHAQGDITDPDDLRAWMRSFRPQVVVNCAAFTKVDDCEEREDHAQRINGEAVAEVAAAADEAGAKLIQVSTDYVFDGTATEPYAEDAATGPRSAYGRSKLLGEENALAYPRNLVVRVSWLFGPGGPNFVATMLRLMAAGHRTLRVVDDQVG